Proteins encoded in a region of the Benincasa hispida cultivar B227 chromosome 2, ASM972705v1, whole genome shotgun sequence genome:
- the LOC120072003 gene encoding uncharacterized protein LOC120072003, translated as MPSYVKFLKDVLTKKRKINELEAITLMQEWNALINRNILEKQKHPGCFTVPCSIGGINVENVLCDLGASINLMPLSILKKLGIDFIILDYEVDWDVPIILGCPFLATRKALIDVNKEELAMRVNNQEVKFNVFNALRFPNDVE; from the exons ATGCCAAGCTACGTAAAATTCCTGAAGGATGTCTTAacgaagaaaagaaagattaacGAGTTGGAAGCAATAACACTAATGCAAGAGTGGAATGCGTTGATCAACAGGAACATTCTCGAAAAGCAAAAACATCCTGGCTGTTTTACTGTTCCTTGTtcaattggaggaataaatgtAGAGAATGTGTTGTGTGATCTTGGAGCAAGTATTAACCTTATGCCCCTCTCAATCTTAAAGAAACTTGGAATTG acttcatcatcttagacTATGAGGTTGATTGGGATGTTCCAATCATCCTCGGATGCCCATTTCTTGCTACTAGAAAAGCTTTGATAGACGTGAACAAAGAGGAATTGGCCATGCGTGTAAACAACCAGGAAGTTAAATTcaatgtgttcaatgcattaaGATTTCCAAATGATGTAGAATAA